A single window of Microbaculum marinisediminis DNA harbors:
- a CDS encoding chemotaxis protein CheW, translating to MSETVREENHDQGASCDYITVTIGSQLFGLPIEGVHDVFRLTGMTPVPMSRKEIAGVLNMRGRIVTAIDMRRRLDLEEREVNEAPMAVGIEHGGESYGLVIDEVGDVLRLPIANIEPNPVNLDPRWARVSSGVQRLENTLLVILDVARILDMDHEAIAA from the coding sequence ATGAGCGAGACGGTTCGCGAAGAGAACCACGACCAGGGTGCGTCCTGCGACTACATCACCGTTACGATCGGATCGCAGTTGTTCGGACTGCCGATCGAGGGCGTCCACGACGTGTTTCGCCTCACCGGCATGACGCCGGTGCCGATGTCGCGCAAGGAGATTGCCGGCGTCCTGAACATGCGCGGCCGCATCGTCACCGCCATCGACATGCGCCGCCGCCTCGACCTGGAGGAGCGCGAGGTGAACGAGGCGCCCATGGCTGTCGGGATCGAGCATGGCGGTGAATCCTACGGCCTGGTGATCGACGAGGTCGGCGATGTCCTCAGGCTGCCGATCGCCAATATCGAGCCGAACCCGGTGAACCTTGATCCGCGTTGGGCACGGGTGTCGTCCGGCGTCCAGCGGCTCGAGAACACCCTTCTCGTGATCCTCGACGTCGCTCGGATCCTCGACATGGATCACGAAGCGATCGCTGCCTGA
- the fliJ gene encoding flagellar export protein FliJ, producing MKSRDSLIRLKRFQVDDKRRQVTQIETMIADFERMADELDRQIVEEEQRVGVTDIAHFAYPTFAKAAMQRRDNLKGSVDGLKEQLASAQSQLAEAFEELKKVEMLEERNVERERQSENQRSQAEMDSIGLAMHLRAG from the coding sequence ATGAAGTCTCGTGATAGCCTTATCCGCCTAAAGCGGTTCCAGGTTGACGACAAGCGTCGCCAGGTGACCCAGATTGAAACAATGATTGCCGATTTCGAACGGATGGCGGACGAACTCGACCGCCAGATCGTGGAAGAGGAACAGCGGGTCGGCGTTACCGATATTGCGCATTTCGCCTATCCGACCTTCGCCAAGGCCGCCATGCAGCGCCGTGACAACCTCAAGGGGTCCGTCGACGGCCTGAAGGAGCAGCTCGCCAGCGCCCAGAGCCAACTCGCCGAGGCGTTCGAGGAGCTGAAGAAGGTGGAGATGCTCGAAGAGCGCAACGTGGAGCGGGAACGCCAGAGCGAGAACCAGCGCTCGCAGGCCGAGATGGATTCCATCGGCCTGGCCATGCACCTGCGCGCCGGCTGA
- the ctrA gene encoding response regulator transcription factor CtrA has translation MRVLLIEDDSATAQSIELMLKSESFNVYTTDLGEEGIDLGKLYDYDIILLDLNLPDMSGYEVLKTLRLSKVKTPILILSGLAGIEDKVRGLGFGADDYLTKPFHKDELVARIHAIVRRSKGHAESVIETGDLKVNLDTKTVEVNGQRVHLTGKEYQMLELLSLRKGTTLTKEMFLNHLYGGMDEPELKIIDVFICKLRKKLSAATGGKNYIETVWGRGYVLRDPDTDAAISA, from the coding sequence ATGCGAGTTCTGCTGATCGAGGACGATAGCGCGACGGCGCAAAGCATCGAGCTGATGCTGAAGTCGGAGAGCTTCAACGTCTACACGACCGATCTCGGCGAGGAAGGGATCGATCTCGGCAAGCTTTACGACTACGACATTATTCTGCTTGACCTGAACCTGCCCGACATGAGCGGTTACGAGGTGCTCAAGACGCTTCGGCTGTCGAAGGTCAAGACCCCGATCCTGATCCTGTCGGGCCTCGCCGGCATCGAGGACAAGGTACGCGGTCTCGGCTTCGGCGCGGACGACTATCTCACCAAACCGTTCCACAAGGACGAGCTGGTGGCGCGCATTCATGCGATCGTCCGCCGCTCCAAGGGCCATGCGGAATCGGTCATCGAGACCGGCGACCTGAAGGTCAACCTCGACACCAAGACGGTGGAGGTCAACGGCCAGCGGGTGCACCTGACCGGCAAGGAATACCAGATGCTCGAGCTGCTCTCGCTGCGCAAGGGCACGACGCTGACCAAGGAGATGTTCCTCAATCATCTCTACGGCGGCATGGACGAGCCGGAACTGAAGATCATCGACGTGTTCATCTGCAAGCTTCGCAAGAAGCTGTCGGCGGCCACGGGCGGCAAGAACTACATCGAAACCGTGTGGGGCCGCGGTTACGTTCTTCGCGATCCGGATACGGACGCCGCCATTTCCGCCTGA
- a CDS encoding serine hydrolase domain-containing protein has translation MTDLDALLEKAVADREAPFLVAMTGNSDGMTWSGAAGQRSPGADATTDTVFRIFSMTKAIGSTAAMILIDRGKLSMDTEVEAVLPDFSRIQVLEGIEGGKPILRAPRTKATVRHLATHTSGFVYEFWNSMIPSYMEIAGHPTIISGLNASLHYPLAFDPGERWDYGIGIDWLGKVVEAVDGRSIDRFCHDEIFGPLSMPDTGFEVSAAMKDRLASVRARGEDGSFVDFELSPPANPEFYGMGHALYSTAPDYLRFLRMFLNRGELDGQRILSEGALDHMLANQIGDLRVGLMKTVAPPVTADTEFFPGREKTHSFGFMRMEEDVPGMRRAGSQSWAGVLNSHFWFDPKTDVAGLIMTQMLPFADPAFIRLYERFEAGVYDNAA, from the coding sequence ATGACCGATCTCGATGCATTGCTGGAAAAGGCGGTGGCCGACCGCGAAGCGCCGTTCCTGGTCGCGATGACCGGGAATTCGGACGGGATGACCTGGTCCGGCGCGGCGGGGCAGCGTTCGCCGGGCGCCGACGCGACGACCGATACGGTCTTCCGCATCTTCTCGATGACCAAGGCGATCGGCTCGACGGCGGCGATGATCCTGATCGATCGCGGCAAGCTGAGCATGGATACCGAGGTCGAGGCGGTTCTGCCGGACTTCTCGAGAATCCAGGTGCTCGAGGGCATCGAGGGCGGCAAGCCGATCCTGCGCGCACCCAGGACGAAAGCCACGGTCCGGCACCTGGCCACCCACACATCCGGCTTCGTCTACGAGTTCTGGAACTCGATGATCCCCTCCTACATGGAGATCGCCGGGCACCCGACAATCATCTCGGGGCTCAATGCCTCGCTCCACTATCCGCTGGCGTTCGATCCGGGAGAGCGCTGGGACTACGGCATCGGCATCGACTGGCTCGGCAAGGTCGTCGAAGCGGTCGACGGGCGGTCTATCGACCGGTTCTGCCACGACGAGATATTCGGGCCGCTGTCGATGCCCGACACCGGCTTCGAGGTCTCGGCAGCGATGAAGGATCGACTGGCGAGCGTGCGCGCACGCGGCGAGGACGGCAGCTTCGTCGACTTCGAGCTGTCGCCGCCGGCCAACCCCGAGTTCTACGGCATGGGGCATGCGCTCTATTCGACGGCGCCGGACTACCTGCGCTTCCTGCGCATGTTCCTGAACCGGGGCGAACTCGACGGCCAGCGGATCCTCAGCGAGGGCGCGCTCGACCACATGCTCGCCAACCAGATCGGGGATCTGCGGGTCGGGCTGATGAAGACGGTCGCCCCGCCCGTCACCGCCGATACCGAGTTCTTCCCCGGGCGCGAGAAGACCCATTCCTTCGGCTTCATGCGGATGGAGGAGGACGTGCCCGGCATGCGCAGGGCGGGTTCCCAGTCCTGGGCGGGGGTGCTCAACAGCCACTTCTGGTTCGATCCGAAGACGGATGTGGCCGGGCTCATCATGACGCAGATGCTGCCCTTCGCCGACCCGGCGTTCATACGTCTCTACGAGCGGTTCGAAGCGGGCGTCTACGACAACGCGGCTTAA
- a CDS encoding hybrid sensor histidine kinase/response regulator — translation MDDLVSEFLTETNESLEIIDVELVKFEQEPNNARILDNIFRLVHTIKGTCGFLGLPRLEALAHAAETVMGRFRDGVPVTPGAVTLILASIDRIKDIITVLGETGQEPEGSDTDMIARLEEMALEAPAPAAATAVPGDALAEAAAEACEPEPVLIETAEPALVVQTLERELRPGEVSLDELERAFRETPGPETETAEAEAPPTIEEEPEDVAPVAQNDSDRGKAPANREGNESARGDTPVKSQTIRVAVDTLEHLITTVSELVLTRNQLLEIVRRHEDSEFKVPLQRLSNVTAELQEGVMKTRMQPIGNAWQKLPRIVRDLALELDKQIELEMVGAETELDRQVLELIKDPLTHMVRNSADHGLELPEQRKTAGKPKVGKVRLAAYHEGGHIIIEIADDGRGLDSTKISKKLLEKGLVTEAELEKMSEAQIHRFIFNPGFSTAEKVTSVSGRGVGMDVVKTNIELIGGTVDVKSVQGEGSVFTIKIPLTLAIVSALIVESSGQRFAIPQLAVVELVHTGSGSATRIERIKDTPVLRLRDELLPLVGLSSVLGLPPKMRLVANNEAGADNDVRADNEARDATGQTAAGTATDGRADTKVADTKVNDTDGFIVVLQVGSHRFGIVVDAVFHTEEIVVKPMSSMLRSIAAFSGNTILGDGSVIMIIDPNGIAKEVRTDVAAELERDSLEDTAALRDETVSMLLFRAGSAAPKAVPLSLITRLEEIEVDRMEHANGRSLVQYRGRLMPLVHVNDTVERRTEGSQPMIVFTDNGRSMGLVIDEVVDIVDDRLDIQIPSETPGILGSAVIRGSATEVIDVAHYLPMAFEDWFHRKETGAVPEDTRIMLIDDSPFFRNMIAPVLKSAGYRTIVCESAMEALQRLEAGEPVDVVVSDIEMPEMSGYELAERLSATGKFKDLPIVALSSLASPEAIERGRKAGFHDYVAKFDRTGLLESLKEMARPMGEAA, via the coding sequence ATGGACGATCTCGTCAGTGAGTTCCTGACCGAGACGAACGAGAGTCTCGAGATTATCGACGTCGAGCTCGTCAAGTTCGAACAGGAACCAAACAACGCTCGTATCCTCGACAACATTTTCCGGCTCGTTCACACGATCAAAGGCACCTGCGGCTTCCTGGGGCTGCCGCGGCTGGAGGCGCTGGCACACGCTGCGGAAACGGTCATGGGCCGGTTCCGCGACGGCGTTCCCGTAACGCCGGGGGCCGTGACCCTGATCCTGGCCTCGATCGACCGGATCAAGGACATCATCACTGTTCTGGGGGAGACGGGTCAGGAGCCGGAGGGTTCCGATACCGACATGATCGCCAGGCTGGAGGAAATGGCGCTCGAGGCGCCCGCGCCGGCCGCCGCCACCGCCGTCCCCGGCGACGCCCTCGCCGAGGCTGCCGCCGAAGCCTGCGAACCCGAACCGGTTTTAATCGAGACGGCCGAGCCCGCCCTGGTGGTGCAGACCCTGGAGCGCGAGTTGCGTCCCGGCGAGGTCTCGCTCGACGAGCTCGAACGCGCCTTCCGCGAAACGCCTGGTCCGGAGACCGAGACGGCGGAAGCCGAAGCGCCCCCAACCATCGAAGAAGAACCGGAAGACGTAGCGCCGGTCGCCCAGAACGACTCCGATCGCGGAAAAGCCCCTGCAAACCGGGAGGGGAACGAGTCCGCCCGTGGCGACACTCCGGTGAAATCGCAGACCATTCGCGTCGCCGTCGACACGCTGGAGCATCTCATCACGACCGTCAGCGAGCTGGTTCTGACCCGCAACCAGCTCCTCGAGATCGTCCGTCGCCACGAGGATTCGGAATTCAAGGTTCCACTGCAGCGGCTCTCGAACGTCACCGCCGAGCTGCAGGAAGGCGTCATGAAGACGCGCATGCAGCCGATCGGAAATGCCTGGCAGAAACTGCCGCGCATCGTCCGTGACCTTGCGCTCGAGCTGGACAAGCAGATCGAGCTGGAAATGGTCGGCGCGGAGACCGAACTCGACCGCCAGGTGCTCGAGCTGATCAAGGATCCGCTGACGCATATGGTTCGCAATTCGGCTGATCACGGCCTCGAATTGCCGGAACAGCGCAAGACCGCGGGCAAGCCCAAGGTCGGCAAGGTGCGCCTGGCCGCGTATCACGAAGGCGGCCATATCATCATCGAGATCGCCGACGACGGTCGCGGCCTCGATTCCACGAAAATCAGCAAGAAGCTGCTCGAGAAGGGCCTCGTGACCGAGGCCGAGCTGGAGAAGATGAGCGAGGCGCAGATCCATCGCTTCATCTTCAATCCGGGCTTCTCCACCGCCGAGAAGGTCACCAGCGTTTCCGGCCGCGGCGTCGGCATGGACGTGGTGAAGACCAATATCGAGCTGATCGGCGGCACCGTCGACGTCAAGTCGGTGCAGGGCGAGGGCTCCGTCTTCACGATCAAGATCCCGCTGACGCTCGCGATCGTGTCGGCGCTCATCGTCGAGTCGTCCGGTCAGCGCTTCGCCATTCCGCAGCTCGCCGTCGTCGAGCTGGTGCACACCGGCTCGGGCTCGGCCACGCGGATCGAGCGCATCAAGGACACGCCCGTCCTGCGGCTGCGCGACGAATTGCTGCCGCTCGTCGGCCTGTCGAGCGTGCTCGGCCTGCCGCCGAAGATGCGCCTCGTCGCCAATAATGAAGCCGGGGCCGACAATGACGTCAGGGCCGACAACGAGGCCAGGGACGCCACCGGCCAGACGGCCGCCGGCACGGCGACCGACGGACGCGCCGATACGAAAGTCGCCGATACGAAAGTCAACGATACCGACGGCTTCATCGTTGTGCTGCAGGTCGGCTCGCATCGGTTCGGCATCGTCGTCGACGCGGTCTTCCATACCGAGGAAATCGTCGTCAAGCCGATGTCGAGCATGCTGCGCAGCATCGCGGCCTTCTCCGGCAACACCATCCTGGGCGACGGCTCGGTGATCATGATCATCGACCCCAACGGCATCGCCAAGGAGGTTCGCACCGACGTCGCCGCCGAACTGGAGCGCGATAGTCTTGAAGACACGGCGGCCTTGCGCGACGAGACCGTCTCGATGCTCCTGTTCCGGGCCGGCTCGGCCGCGCCGAAGGCGGTGCCGCTGTCGCTTATCACCCGCCTCGAGGAGATCGAGGTCGACCGCATGGAGCACGCCAACGGCCGCAGCCTCGTTCAGTATCGCGGCCGCCTGATGCCGCTCGTCCACGTCAATGACACCGTCGAGCGCCGCACCGAAGGCTCGCAGCCGATGATCGTCTTCACCGACAACGGCCGCTCCATGGGCCTGGTGATCGACGAAGTCGTCGATATCGTCGACGACCGCCTCGATATCCAGATTCCCTCGGAGACCCCGGGAATTCTCGGCTCCGCCGTGATCCGCGGATCCGCCACCGAGGTCATCGACGTCGCCCACTACCTGCCTATGGCGTTCGAGGACTGGTTCCATCGCAAGGAGACCGGAGCGGTTCCCGAAGACACCCGGATCATGCTCATCGACGACAGTCCGTTCTTCCGCAACATGATCGCCCCGGTCCTGAAGTCGGCCGGCTACCGGACCATCGTCTGCGAGAGCGCGATGGAGGCGTTGCAGCGCCTCGAAGCCGGCGAGCCTGTCGACGTCGTGGTCAGCGACATCGAGATGCCGGAGATGAGCGGCTACGAGCTGGCCGAGCGGCTTTCCGCCACCGGCAAGTTCAAGGACTTGCCGATCGTGGCGCTGTCGTCGCTCGCCAGCCCCGAAGCAATCGAGCGCGGCCGCAAGGCCGGTTTCCATGACTATGTGGCGAAGTTTGACCGGACCGGCCTTCTGGAAAGCCTGAAGGAAATGGCACGTCCGATGGGAGAGGCAGCATGA
- a CDS encoding histidine phosphotransferase family protein → MTTDPVAMSDLDLAALMCSKLCHDVISPVGAVTNGFEVLEDEKDESMREMALDIIRNNAAKASARLQFLRLAFGAMGGAGDRFPVEEARKLTENLYAGEKATIDWKAPPDSLPKDQVKLLVNLVVLAVSMIPRGGTVTVDVIREGAGGAIISDSEEVSFRISATGSHAVLSDTTRGIFEGVVPEEGLDARSVQAYYAYRLASSLDMPVSFEVDADTIRIAADKS, encoded by the coding sequence ATGACGACAGACCCGGTAGCCATGAGCGACCTCGACCTTGCCGCGCTGATGTGCAGCAAGCTTTGCCACGACGTGATCAGCCCCGTCGGAGCGGTCACCAACGGCTTCGAAGTACTCGAGGACGAAAAAGACGAGTCGATGCGCGAGATGGCGCTCGACATCATCCGCAACAACGCGGCCAAGGCGTCGGCAAGGTTGCAGTTCCTGCGTCTTGCTTTCGGCGCCATGGGCGGGGCCGGCGACCGCTTCCCGGTCGAGGAGGCGCGAAAGCTCACCGAGAACCTCTATGCCGGCGAGAAGGCCACCATCGACTGGAAGGCGCCGCCCGACAGCCTGCCGAAGGATCAGGTCAAACTACTGGTCAATCTCGTGGTCCTCGCCGTCTCGATGATTCCGCGCGGCGGCACGGTGACGGTGGACGTCATCCGGGAAGGCGCCGGCGGCGCCATCATCAGTGACAGCGAAGAGGTGTCGTTCCGGATATCTGCGACCGGCAGCCACGCCGTGCTTTCGGATACGACCCGCGGGATCTTCGAGGGTGTCGTGCCCGAAGAGGGGCTCGATGCCCGATCCGTCCAGGCCTATTACGCCTACCGCTTGGCCAGTTCCCTCGACATGCCGGTATCGTTCGAGGTCGACGCGGATACGATCCGTATCGCAGCCGACAAGAGCTGA
- a CDS encoding peroxiredoxin-like family protein yields the protein MSEIKSLMPRQPVPELTVDLAEGGTWRLADQTPKTFTMIVFYRGLHCPICSRQLREIEDLLEDFQERGVEPIAISSDTREAAEKTKDDWMLDDLTVGYGLDFATARKWGLYISEGIPKPPPSLPEPALFTEPGLFLVRPDGTLYFASVQTMPFARPSMQAVLAGIDFVLAKDYPARGEVVSWEKAQAAE from the coding sequence ATGTCCGAAATCAAGTCCCTGATGCCGCGCCAGCCGGTCCCCGAGCTTACGGTGGATCTCGCCGAGGGCGGCACATGGCGTCTCGCCGACCAGACGCCGAAGACCTTCACGATGATCGTGTTCTACCGCGGCCTGCATTGCCCGATCTGCAGCCGCCAGCTGCGCGAGATCGAGGATCTGCTGGAGGACTTCCAGGAGCGCGGCGTCGAACCGATCGCCATTTCCTCGGACACGCGCGAGGCCGCCGAGAAGACCAAGGACGACTGGATGCTCGACGACCTGACGGTCGGCTACGGGCTGGATTTCGCCACCGCCCGCAAATGGGGCCTCTATATTTCCGAAGGCATTCCCAAGCCGCCGCCGAGCCTGCCGGAACCGGCGCTGTTCACCGAGCCCGGGCTGTTCCTGGTGCGCCCCGACGGCACCCTCTACTTCGCGTCCGTGCAGACCATGCCCTTCGCCCGGCCTTCGATGCAGGCGGTGCTGGCCGGCATCGATTTCGTGCTGGCCAAGGACTACCCCGCCCGCGGCGAGGTAGTGAGTTGGGAAAAGGCGCAGGCGGCGGAATAG
- a CDS encoding CheR family methyltransferase — MTPQEYDYLRDFLRGQSGLDLSDDKRYLVEARLGPVARRAGIADLSALIGALKLGGDMKLRTSVVEAMTTNESSFFRDRTPFDHFKDVIVPHMLQKRATKRGIKVWCAAASTGQEPYSLAISSREDSRLNAWHLDILATDIAETVMDRGKAGIYSQFEVQRGLPIQLLVKYFTQQGDMWELDPSIRRMVRWQKQNLLANFTALGRFDVVFCRNVLIYFDRPTKTEVLSRIADALEPDGYLILGAAETVVGLSDRFEAQPNCRGLYRPLPKSAVVPAMPGLRAVGQVA, encoded by the coding sequence ATGACGCCCCAAGAATATGATTATCTTCGCGATTTCCTTCGCGGTCAGTCCGGCCTCGATCTCTCCGACGACAAGCGCTACCTCGTCGAGGCGCGCCTCGGCCCGGTTGCCCGGCGGGCCGGGATCGCCGATCTTTCGGCACTGATCGGGGCCCTCAAGCTCGGCGGCGATATGAAGCTCCGCACGAGCGTCGTGGAGGCGATGACGACCAACGAGTCGTCCTTCTTCCGCGATCGGACGCCCTTCGATCACTTCAAGGACGTCATCGTCCCGCACATGCTCCAGAAGCGGGCGACGAAGCGCGGGATAAAGGTGTGGTGCGCGGCCGCCTCGACAGGCCAGGAGCCCTATTCGCTGGCGATCTCCAGTCGCGAGGACTCCCGGCTCAACGCTTGGCATCTCGACATCCTGGCAACCGACATCGCCGAGACGGTGATGGATCGCGGTAAGGCCGGCATCTACAGCCAGTTCGAGGTGCAGCGCGGCCTGCCGATCCAGCTCCTGGTGAAGTATTTCACCCAGCAGGGCGACATGTGGGAACTGGATCCGTCGATCCGCCGCATGGTCCGCTGGCAGAAGCAGAACTTGCTCGCGAACTTCACGGCGCTGGGGCGTTTCGACGTCGTCTTCTGCCGCAACGTCCTGATCTATTTCGACCGGCCGACGAAGACCGAAGTGCTGTCGCGCATCGCCGACGCCCTCGAACCCGACGGCTACCTGATCCTTGGCGCCGCCGAGACGGTCGTCGGGCTCAGCGACCGCTTCGAAGCACAGCCGAACTGTCGCGGCCTGTATCGCCCGCTGCCGAAATCCGCTGTGGTGCCCGCGATGCCCGGGCTGCGCGCCGTCGGCCAGGTCGCCTGA
- a CDS encoding protein-glutamate methylesterase/protein-glutamine glutaminase yields the protein MVVDDSAVVRGLVARWLGEVPDIEVVSTQRNGRTALDALDATYPDIIVLDIEMPEMDGLTALPQILSRKPDTAVIMASTLTRRNAEISLKALSLGARDYIPKPEAQHGMVTADDFRRDLLEKIRALAPRRPRERRTVPPASRESAPAATTPRPRTLATPEPAPIILRRPSAVRPRVIVIGSSTGGPPALTAVLQTLGGDGADVPILITQHMPPTFTGILAEHLARASGRPAAEGQDGEPIAAGRIYVAPGGRHMVVEPGAIPTIRLTDDPPVNYCRPAVDPLFESAVKVYGAATLAVVLTGMGHDGAEGARAVAQAGGTVIAQDEASSVVWGMPGATARAGVCSAILPLDRIPGQLSRYLKGIKA from the coding sequence ATGGTCGTCGACGATTCGGCCGTCGTGCGCGGCCTCGTGGCGCGGTGGCTCGGCGAAGTGCCGGATATCGAAGTCGTGTCCACTCAACGGAACGGCCGGACGGCGCTCGACGCGCTCGACGCGACCTATCCGGACATCATCGTCCTCGACATCGAGATGCCGGAGATGGACGGCCTGACCGCCCTTCCGCAAATCCTGTCGAGGAAGCCCGACACGGCCGTCATCATGGCCTCGACGCTGACGCGCCGGAACGCCGAGATCAGCCTCAAGGCGCTGTCGCTCGGAGCCCGGGACTACATCCCCAAGCCCGAGGCGCAGCACGGCATGGTGACCGCCGACGATTTTCGGCGCGATCTCCTCGAGAAGATACGGGCTCTCGCCCCCCGCAGGCCGAGAGAGCGCAGGACGGTTCCGCCCGCGAGCCGGGAGTCCGCACCCGCCGCGACGACGCCCCGGCCGAGAACCCTGGCGACACCGGAGCCCGCCCCGATCATCCTGCGGCGCCCGTCGGCGGTGCGCCCGCGCGTCATCGTCATCGGCAGTTCGACGGGCGGACCGCCGGCGCTGACCGCCGTCCTGCAGACGCTCGGCGGCGATGGCGCCGATGTGCCGATCCTGATCACCCAGCACATGCCGCCGACATTCACGGGGATCCTCGCCGAGCATCTTGCCCGCGCGAGCGGACGACCCGCCGCCGAGGGCCAGGACGGCGAACCGATTGCCGCCGGCCGCATCTATGTGGCGCCCGGCGGCCGTCACATGGTTGTCGAGCCGGGAGCCATACCGACGATCCGTCTCACCGACGATCCCCCGGTCAACTATTGCAGGCCGGCCGTCGATCCTCTCTTCGAGTCGGCGGTAAAGGTGTACGGCGCGGCGACACTCGCCGTCGTTCTGACCGGAATGGGACATGACGGTGCCGAAGGCGCCCGCGCTGTCGCGCAGGCCGGCGGAACCGTGATCGCGCAGGACGAAGCGTCCAGCGTGGTCTGGGGGATGCCCGGGGCAACGGCCCGTGCCGGCGTCTGTTCCGCGATCCTCCCGCTCGACCGCATTCCCGGCCAACTTTCCAGGTACCTGAAGGGGATCAAGGCATGA
- a CDS encoding response regulator — protein sequence MKNCLVVDDSSVIRKVARRILEELGFSVTEAEDGAQALQACRYAMPYAILLDWNMPVMDGFEFLKQLRQMEDGGEPKVVFCTTENDIAQIARALKAGANEYIMKPFDRDIVEAKFAEAGIL from the coding sequence ATGAAGAACTGTCTCGTCGTGGATGACTCCAGCGTCATCCGAAAGGTCGCTCGCCGGATCCTGGAGGAACTCGGTTTCTCGGTCACGGAAGCGGAGGACGGTGCGCAGGCGCTGCAAGCCTGTCGGTACGCGATGCCCTACGCCATCCTGCTCGACTGGAACATGCCCGTCATGGACGGCTTCGAGTTCCTCAAGCAGTTGCGGCAGATGGAGGATGGCGGTGAGCCGAAGGTCGTGTTTTGCACCACCGAGAACGACATCGCGCAGATCGCCCGCGCGCTGAAGGCCGGCGCCAACGAGTACATCATGAAGCCGTTCGACCGGGATATCGTCGAGGCGAAGTTCGCCGAAGCCGGAATCCTCTGA
- the fliI gene encoding flagellar protein export ATPase FliI, with translation MKALIEEIASLQTAETFGRVSAVQGLLLEVAGPVQAMRIGARVDIADAAAGDIGCEVVGFKNDRAICMPFRHIDGVRMGCKAVVASQDQSVRPTQAWLGRVLNALGEPIDGKGPLPQGADALPLRASPPPAQMRSRVGEPIDLGVRALNTFLTCCRGQRMGIFAGSGVGKSVLFSMLARNTSADVTIIGLIGERGREVQEFIEDDLGPEGLKNAIVVVATSDETALMRRQAAWLTMTLAEYFRDRGADALCLIDSLTRFAMAQREVGLAGGEPPTAKGYTPTVFSELPRLLERAGPGVGKGSITGLFTVLVEGDDHNEPVSDAVRAIVDGHVVMERSIAERGRFPAISILKSVSRTMPGSADPEYRPVIRKARELMATYSDMEELIRLGAYRRGSSRDVDEAIDRHADLEAFLAQEKDETSSIQDGYAQLARIVIGSGEEAPQERGALTDEVS, from the coding sequence TTGAAGGCGCTGATCGAGGAGATCGCCTCCCTGCAGACCGCGGAAACCTTCGGGCGCGTGTCGGCGGTGCAGGGCCTGCTGCTTGAGGTTGCCGGGCCGGTACAGGCCATGCGGATCGGCGCGCGCGTCGATATCGCTGACGCTGCGGCAGGCGACATCGGCTGCGAGGTCGTCGGCTTCAAGAACGACCGCGCGATCTGTATGCCATTTCGGCACATCGACGGTGTGCGCATGGGCTGCAAGGCCGTCGTCGCCAGCCAGGACCAGAGCGTGCGCCCGACGCAGGCCTGGCTCGGCAGGGTGCTGAATGCCTTGGGCGAGCCGATCGACGGCAAGGGTCCCCTGCCCCAGGGCGCCGATGCCTTGCCGCTGCGCGCCTCGCCGCCTCCCGCGCAAATGCGATCGCGTGTCGGCGAGCCGATCGATCTGGGCGTTCGCGCCCTGAACACCTTCCTGACCTGCTGCCGCGGCCAGCGCATGGGCATTTTCGCCGGCTCCGGCGTCGGCAAGTCGGTGCTGTTCTCGATGCTCGCGCGCAATACCAGTGCCGACGTCACCATCATCGGCCTGATCGGCGAACGCGGCCGCGAGGTGCAGGAATTCATCGAGGACGACCTCGGTCCCGAGGGCCTGAAGAACGCCATCGTCGTCGTCGCCACGTCCGACGAGACCGCCCTGATGCGGCGTCAGGCGGCATGGCTGACCATGACGCTCGCCGAGTACTTCCGCGACCGGGGCGCCGACGCCCTGTGTCTCATAGATTCACTCACCCGTTTCGCAATGGCACAACGCGAGGTCGGCCTGGCCGGCGGCGAGCCGCCGACGGCGAAGGGATACACGCCGACGGTGTTCTCCGAGCTGCCCCGCCTGCTGGAGCGCGCCGGACCGGGCGTCGGCAAGGGTTCCATCACCGGCCTGTTCACCGTTCTCGTCGAGGGCGACGACCACAACGAGCCGGTTTCGGACGCCGTGCGCGCCATCGTCGACGGTCACGTCGTCATGGAGCGTTCCATCGCCGAACGCGGCCGTTTTCCGGCGATAAGCATTTTGAAATCCGTTTCCCGGACAATGCCCGGGTCGGCCGATCCCGAGTATCGGCCGGTTATCCGAAAGGCCCGGGAATTGATGGCGACCTACTCGGATATGGAAGAGTTGATCCGGCTCGGCGCCTATCGACGCGGCTCCAGCAGGGACGTCGACGAGGCGATCGACCGACACGCGGACTTGGAAGCCTTTCTCGCCCAGGAGAAGGACGAAACGAGTTCGATCCAGGACGGTTATGCGCAACTGGCACGGATCGTGATTGGTAGCGGCGAGGAAGCCCCTCAGGAACGTGGAGCACTGACCGATGAAGTCTCGTGA